The proteins below come from a single Epinephelus moara isolate mb chromosome 19, YSFRI_EMoa_1.0, whole genome shotgun sequence genomic window:
- the agpat4 gene encoding 1-acyl-sn-glycerol-3-phosphate acyltransferase delta, giving the protein MGLVQLLKSQFLSHLIICYVFLVSGIIVNLLQICTLPLWLVNKQLFRRINIKLGYCISSQLVVALDWWSGTECTLYTDPKSSQLYGKENAIVLLNHTYEIDFLCGWSFCDKFGVLGSSKVLAKKELSYVPVIGWMWYFLEIVFCKRKWEEDRRTVAQSLQNLKDYPKSFWFLLFCEGTRFTPKKHEISMQVAESKGLPKLKYHLLPRTKGFWVTVQNLRGTAAAVYDSTLNFRNNNVPTLLGVLNGKKYHADLYVRRIPLESIPEDEAECAAWLHKLFQEKDSFQEHYTQTGRFPGPTVKPPSRPWALINWLIWACLLVYPLGLLVAQLISSGSMMTILASVALCTAVSLGVRWMIGQTEIERGSNYGNKEVNLNNN; this is encoded by the exons ATGGGTCTCGTGCAGCTGCTGAAGTCCCAGTTCTTGTCCCACCTGATCATCTGCTATGTGTTCTTGGTCAGTGGCATCATCGTCAACCTGTTGCAGATCTGTACATTACCTCTGTGGCTGGTCAATAAGCAGCTGTTCCGCAGGATCAACATCAAACTGGGCTACTGCATCAGCAGCC AGCTGGTAGTTGCCCTGGATTGGTGGTCTGGGACAGAATGCACGCTCTACACAGACCCAAAGAGTTCTCAACTGTATGGAAAAGAGAACGCAATAGTGCTTCTCAATCACACATATGAGATTGACTTCCTGTGTGGCTGGAGCTTCTGTGACAAATTCGGAGTTCTTGGG agctcAAAAGTGTTAGCCAAGAAAGAGCTGAGTTATGTACCTGTTATTGGCTGGATGTGGTACTTCCTGGAGATAGTTTTCTGCAAGAGGAAGTGGGAGGAGGACCGAAGGACGGTGGCTCAGAGTCTTCAGAACCTAAAGGATTACCCCAAAAGTTTCTGG TTCTTGCTTTTCTGTGAAGGAACGCGCTTCACACCAAAGAAACATGAGATCAGCATGCAGGTGGCTGAGAGCAAAGGTTTACCCAAACTGAAGTATCATCTTTTGCCGAGGACCAAAGGATTCTGGGTAACTGTCCAAAACCTCAGAGGGACTG ctgcagctgtttatGACTCTACGCTGAACTTCAGAAACAACAACGTGCCAACCTTGCTTGGAGTTCTAAACGGGAAGAAATATCACGCAGATTTATATGTGAG GAGAATCCCTCTAGAGTCGATCCCAGAGGACGAGGCAGAGTGTGCTGCTTGGCTCCACAAACTCTTTCAGGAAAAG GATAGCTTTCAGGAGCACTACACACAGACAGGGCGTTTCCCCGGCCCCACAGTGAAACCTCCAAGCCGCCCCTGGGCCTTGATCAACTGGCTTATCTGGGCCTGCTTGCTCGTCTACCCTCTCGGCCTGCTAGTGGCCCAGCTGATCAGCTCTGGATCGATGATGACCATCTTAGCTTCTGTGGCTCTCTGCACTGCAG TTTCACTCGGAGTTCGCTGGATGATTGGCCAGACTGAGATTGAACGAGGCTCAAACTATGGGAATAAGGAGGTTAATCTAAACAACAACTAA